Proteins encoded within one genomic window of Agelaius phoeniceus isolate bAgePho1 chromosome Z, bAgePho1.hap1, whole genome shotgun sequence:
- the FER gene encoding tyrosine-protein kinase Fer isoform X3 — translation MGFGGDLKYSHDALLKLQDWELRLLETVKKFMVMRVKSDKEYASTLQNLCNQVDKESACQLDYISNVSKSWLLVVQQTEQLSKIMKTHAEDLNSGPLHRLTMMIKDKQQVKKSFVGVHQQIEAEMYKVTKTELEKLKSSYRQLIKEVNSAKEKYKEAVAKVLVAFLQWMFLKSEIAQMDSGLTCILTAAYLPVNYYCCYSGISISSCQCNTSNLCQLCLKEENKSFCTQGVMCLICMDFDAC, via the exons atggggtttggaggtGACCTGAAGTATTCTCATGATGCTTTATTAAAACTACAAGACTGGGAACTGCGACTGCTGGAAACAGTGAAGAAATTTATGGTAATGAGAGTAAAAAGTGATAAAGAATATGCATCCACTTTACAGAATCTTTGTAACCAAGTAGATAAAGAGAGCGCTTGTCAATTGGATTATATCAGCAATGTGTCCAAG TCTTGGTTGCTTGTGGTACAGCAAACAGAACAGCTGAGCAAAATAATGAAGACACATGCAGAGGATCTTAATTCTGGGCCCTTGCATAGGCTTACAATGATGATCAAAGATAAGCAGCAAGTTAAGAAGAGTTTTGTAGGTGTTCATCAACAAATTGAAGCAGAGATGTACAAG GTCACAAAGACAGAACTAGAGAAACTTAAATCTAGCTACAGGCAACTAATAAAAGAAGTAAATTCTGCCAAAGAAAAGTATAAAGAAGCTGTGGCTAAAG TTCTTGTAGCGTTTCTTCAGTGGATGTTTTTGAAATCTGAAATTGCTCAGATGGACTCTGGTCTCACCTGCATTCTAACTGCAGCCTACTTGCCTGTGAATTATTATTGTTGCTACAGTGGCATCAGCATCAGTTCTTGTCAGTGTAACACATCAAACCTTTGTCAACTTTGtctaaaagaggaaaataagtCATTTTGCACACAGGGTGTGATGTGCTTAATCTGCATGGATTTTGATGCCTGTTGA